A single Lactuca sativa cultivar Salinas chromosome 8, Lsat_Salinas_v11, whole genome shotgun sequence DNA region contains:
- the LOC111893667 gene encoding uncharacterized protein LOC111893667, which translates to MDVQTPKSSTKTSSEGSRKNSPRLISSDTSQRNSSRIARQLKTTILESSSSSLNQSTISTPKSTSPVIATHKSPISLISESLKRKFLSFKMI; encoded by the exons ATGGATGTCCAGACTCCAAAATCAAG TACGAAGACGTCATCTGAAGGTTCTCGGAAAAACTCTCCTCGATTAATTTCTTCAGACACAAGCCAAAGGAACTCGAGTCGAATCGCACGCCAACTAAAGACCACTATATTGGAATCTAGCTCGTCCTCTCTCAATCAATCAACCATTAGCACACCAAAAAGTACAAGTCCTGTAATCGCTACTCACAAGTCGCCCATAAGCCTCATTTCTGAG AGCTTGAAACGCAAATTTCTCAGCTTCAAGATGATTTGA
- the LOC111893665 gene encoding pentatricopeptide repeat-containing protein At5g66520 has translation MPLVLYRPSKRPLVYEVVRLLTSTISTSSSSASAKWISAIKNTSSPTKSMQIYTQMQRQSIPVDSFAVLYTLTSCTHLQNLPLLRHLHAHISKLGFTSNVYIMSSLLHGYSNACFDDARVVFDEMPERTIVTWNTMITGFSRSGNLNKARSLFDEMPIRNTASWSAMIASYINSGHQKKGITLFHKMLTHEKLKPDHFSLCTILRACGHMETIGLILGKSIHGFIIRHKYNLNVELGTSLVNMYAKSGFLKVASMVFNMMQYTNVVSWTSLICGAAQHGYIKEARTLFHEMQESHIKPNEFTFTGILSACVHAGLVDEGRKYFKIMKDYGLKPKIHHYCCMVDLFGKAGELEDAYEIIMKMEVDANINILGSYLSSCKVQCNFKMAERVIDRVMEMLNPEKDGGVYCLIADLFALGEKWDDEERFRRLMVTQNVRKTRGVSFIRSVDK, from the coding sequence ATGCCACTGGTTTTGTATCGCCCATCAAAGCGACCACTAGTCTATGAAGTTGTTCGTCTCCTAACATCAACaatatcaacatcatcatcatcagcatCAGCAAAATGGATTTCAGCCATCAAAAACACATCTTCTCCCACCAAATCTATGCAAATCTACACGCAAATGCAACGTCAATCCATCCCCGTGGACAGCTTCGCTGTTCTCTACACACTTACATCATGTACCCATTTgcagaacctccctcttcttcgTCACCTTCATGCCCATATTTCCAAACTCGGATTCACATCCAACGTTTACATCATGTCCTCTCTCCTCCATGGCTATTCAAACGCTTGTTTTGACGATGCACGTGtcgtgttcgatgaaatgcctgaaAGAACAATCGTCACCTGGAATACCATGATCACTGGTTTCTCAAGATCAGGAAATCTAAACAAAGCAAGATcgttgtttgatgaaatgcccATAAGAAACACAGCTTCTTGGTCTGCAATGATCGCATCATACATCAATTCAGGTCACCAGAAAAAAGGAATAACACTCTTCCACAAGATGTTAACACACGAAAAGCTAAAACCTGATCATTTCTCCTTGTGTACAATCTTAAGAGCATGTGGACACATGGAAACAATCGGATTGATTCTAGGAAAATCCATTCATGGGTTTATTATAAGACACAAATACAATCTCAACGTGGAACTTGGAACTTCATTAGTCAACATGTATGCAAAATCTGGATTCTTAAAAGTTGCTTCTATGGTGTTTAACATGATGCAATACACAAATGTTGTTTCTTGGACTTCATTGATTTGTGGAGCAGCTCAACATGGATACATAAAAGAAGCAAGAACTCTTTTTCATGAAATGCAAGAATCTCACATTAAACCTAATGAGTTCACTTTCACAGGGATTCTAAGTGCTTGTGTTCATGCAGGGTTAGTTGATGAGGGAAGAAAGTACTTTAAAATTATGAAGGATTATGGATTGAAGCCAAAGATTCATCATTACTGTTGTATGGTTGATTTGTTTGGGAAAGCAGGAGAGTTAGAAGATGCGTATGAGATTATTATGAAAATGGAGGTGGATGCTAATATAAACATCTTAGGATCTTATCTTTCTTCTTGTAAAGTTCAATGTAACTTTAAAATGGCTGAAAGGGTGATTGATAGAGTGATGGAGATGTTGAATCCAGAAAAAGATGGAGGTGTTTATTGTTTAATTGCTGATTTGTTTGCTTTGGGTGAGAAGTGGGATGATGAAGAAAGGTTTAGAAGGTTAATGGTTACACAAAATGTTAGGAAAACAAGAGGAGTGAGTTTTATTAGAAGTGTTGATAAATGa
- the LOC111893664 gene encoding uncharacterized protein LOC111893664: MPQDLPGFYYDAEKNRYFPVKSPIPGSSSRNSSSASTSAQKPPPKPSNKTKYAAKVVKMLHVRELCANSISCNKKKVNFQEQYQKIQTSKPIIWKYQGTQRIADAALEHICLDVQTPNGLIKTEILLTGGLNGTFCCYEVGSIGEHAINGLQCMPNLVHPMNIEKETASLKSPGLIWRPIGALVQMPSNVSCINLPRNYHSIDSSPSHALITTLGSESSGGSVYSMNISDPLEYDLGVAMLSRRIDEISRFKSTIWTSDSNGNQAVIGTNVGVALVNIDSGRKSWICRSKSDVLSLQFDSSGNNVLCGFRNGSIVNIDIRQKSQDFHDTNTILPRHQIPLPSRGQKREKQWFELRGNIHQSRTISMPSSVSCLAGLKTYDDYFLASSMDGTIRLYDHRFRGALVQFYEGHVNSHTRIQIGVDPSERFFMSGGEDLCLRVWSIKSGEMLYEDKFMKSVATSVCWPLTRCGNRFGGGAWLGSQEGMFYVNTI; encoded by the exons ATGCCACAAG ACCTTCCAGGGTTCTATTATGATGCCGAGAAGAACCGATATTTTCCTGTAAAATCACCAATTCCGGGTTCTTCTTCTAGAAACAGTTCTTCCGCTTCAACCAGCGCTCAAAAACCACCCCCGAAACCCAGCAACAAG ACGAAATATGCAGCCAAAGTTGTTAAGATGCTTCATGTTAGGGAGTTATGTGCTAATTCAATCAGCTGTAACAAAAAAAAGGTGAACTTTCAAGAGCAATACCAAAAGATACAGACATCAAAACCTATA ATTTGGAAATATCAAGGGACACAGAGGATTGCTGATGCTGCATTGGAACACATATGCTTAGATGTTCAGACTCCAAATGGGCTTATTAAAACAGAAATATTACTCACTGGTGGTCTTAATGGCAccttttg TTGTTATGAAGTTGGATCTATTGGAGAACATGCTATTAATGGGTTACAATGTATGCCAAATCTTGTTCATCCTATGAATATAGAAAAGGAAACAGCATCATTAAAGTCACCAGGACTTATTTGGAGGCCAATTGGAGCTTTAGTTCAAATGCCTTCAAATGTATCTTGTATAAACTTACCAAGAAACTACCATTCTATTGATTCATCACCTTCACATGCTTT AATAACTACACTTGGATCCGAATCATCTGGTGGATCGGTTTATTCAATGAACATTAGTGATCCATTGGAGTATGATTTAGGAGTTGCAATGTTGAGTAGAAGAATTGATGAGATTTCAAGATTCAAATCCACAATTTGGACATCTGATTCCAATGGGAATCAAGCAGTCATTG GCACAAATGTTGGAGTTGCATTGGTGAACATAGACTCTGGaagaaaatcatggatatgtcgtTCCAAAAGTGATGTTTTGTCTTTGCAATTTGATTCTTCG ggaaataatgttttatgtGGATTTAGAAATGGAAGTATTGTGAATATTGACATTCGCCAAAAATCTCAAGACTTTCATGATACAAATACAATACTTCCTAGACATCAAATTCCTCTTCCATCAAGAGGTCAAAAACGTGAGAAACAATGGTTTGAG CTCAGAGGGAATATTCATCAATCTAGAACAATCTCTATGCCTTCATCAGTTTCATG TTTGGCGGGACTTAAGACGTATGATGATTATTTCTTGGCCAGCTCCATGGATGGAACT ATTCGGCTTTATGATCATCGTTTTAGAGGGGCTTTAGTACAGTTCTACGAAGGACATGTGAATTCACATACTCGTATACAAATTGGCGTCGACCCATCAGAGAGATTTTTCATGTCAG GGGGAGAGGATTTATGTTTGAGGGTATGGAGTATAAAGTCGGGGGAAATGTTGTATGAAGATAAATTCATGAAGTCGGTGGCTACATCTGTATGTTGGCCTTTAACAAGATGTGGAAACCGTTTTGGAGGGGGGGCATGGTTGGGGTCTCAAGAAGGGATGTTTTATGTGAATACCATTTGA